The Halanaerobiales bacterium sequence ACCATTAAAGCTGTAAATAAAACAACTGATAAATAATAGCTAAAACCGGCAGCTAATTTTGCAAGACTTATTTTCCATCCTGGTGAAGGAAAGGTTAATAACATATATATGGTATCATCTTTCCATTCATGTCTATAAGATTGATAACCCTGCCAGAGCATAATAAGTGGGAAAAATGATGTTGGCAAAAAACTCAAACCTAAAATTAATTCACTGGGCCAAACACTACTTTTATAAAATAAAAACAACTCCCAGGCAAGCACAATTAAAATACTTACTAGTAAGAAAAATAACATTGACCTTATTTCTTTTTTATAAAGAGATATAAAACTTTTCATTACACAAAAACCTCCCTTGACATATCCTGTATTGATTTTTCTCTTTCTTTTCTTAAATCATCAGCATTACCCTGTAATTTAATTTCTCCATTTTCTAAAAAAACTACATAATCAAAAAATTTCTCTGCTTCTAATACTTCATGAGTTGATAATATAATACTTTGAGTTTCAGCATTATATTCACTTATTAAACTTTCTAAAATCTGGGCTCTTGATTTGGGATCAATCCCTGCAAGTGGTTCATCCATAATTATTAAAGGTACATTTCGTGACATTGCTAAGATTAATTTTACTCTTCCAACCATCCCTTTTGATAGATCTTTAATTTTCATTTCAGGTTTCAAATTCATAAAATCAGTTATCTCTTCAGCCTTATCTGTATCAAAATTACTAAATTGATTATTAGTAAAATTGATTACTTCCTCTATTTTCATCCAATCATAAAAATGATTTATTTCCGGCAGAAAGGCAATTTCATTTTTTAATTTGTAATCAAGTTTTTTATCAAAAACTTTCAAATCTCCACCTGTAGCCTGAGTCAATCCAGCAATTATCTTTAACATTGTTGATTTACCACTTCCATTGGGGCCAATTAAACCAGTTATTTTTCCTCCAGGTAATTTCAAATCAATTCCTTTTAAAGCTTTTATACCAGGATATTTTTTCTGAATATTTTTTAATTCTACCACATAACTTCTATTTAGTTCCATTAAATTTTCCTCCTTTAAATTTTTTCTAAGTTCTTTTTAACTACCTGCAAAATATCTTTTTCATTAAAACTAAGTGATTTCATTTCACTTATAAATTTATCAACAGTTCTATTTGCCATTTCCTCTGAAATTTCTTTTACTATTTTTTCATCATTTATTATAAATGTCCCTAGCCCTCTCTTAGTTTCTACCAGATCCAAATTTTCCATTTCCCTATATGCTCTTTGAATAGTATTTGGATTAACTTCAACTTTTTTAGCCATTTTCCTTTGAGATGGGAGTTT is a genomic window containing:
- a CDS encoding GntR family transcriptional regulator, producing the protein MKLKYDASKPIYEQIIDKIKKMIVRGELKPGDKLPSQRKMAKKVEVNPNTIQRAYREMENLDLVETKRGLGTFIINDEKIVKEISEEMANRTVDKFISEMKSLSFNEKDILQVVKKNLEKI
- a CDS encoding ABC transporter ATP-binding protein; this encodes MELNRSYVVELKNIQKKYPGIKALKGIDLKLPGGKITGLIGPNGSGKSTMLKIIAGLTQATGGDLKVFDKKLDYKLKNEIAFLPEINHFYDWMKIEEVINFTNNQFSNFDTDKAEEITDFMNLKPEMKIKDLSKGMVGRVKLILAMSRNVPLIIMDEPLAGIDPKSRAQILESLISEYNAETQSIILSTHEVLEAEKFFDYVVFLENGEIKLQGNADDLRKEREKSIQDMSREVFV